A genomic region of Arachis hypogaea cultivar Tifrunner chromosome 5, arahy.Tifrunner.gnm2.J5K5, whole genome shotgun sequence contains the following coding sequences:
- the LOC112800695 gene encoding sulfite exporter TauE/SafE family protein 3 — protein MATTQVKHYVTSLGAAATTLAKTWLVLWILVTMFFTVCLAERVLKEKEVADFADDKQTKGILRVVIDFLWQEGKSSYDPVWPEMKFDWRIIVGSMVGFLGAALGSVGGVGGGGIFVPMLALIIGFDPKSSTAISKCMIMGAAGSTVYYNLRLRHPTLDIPLIDYDLALLFQPMLMLGISIGVAFNVMFADWMVTVLLIILFIGTSTKALFKGIETWKKETMLKKEAAKALEAEPKPGDDDSAESEYKRLPSGPTNNIHDEEAPILQNIYWKESLLLVYVWVAFLIVQIVKTYTKTCSIEYWVLNTLQVPIAVSVTLFEAICISKGTRVIASKGKEFTNWKIHQICLCCACGIIAGIVGGLLGLGGGFILGPLFLELGIPPQVASATSTFAMFFSSSMSVVQYYLLDRFPVPYASYFVMVATFAAFAGQHVVRRIIAILGRASIIIFILALTIFISAISLGGVGIEKMIEKMENQEYMGFEDLCKLS, from the exons ATGGCAACTACACAAGTGAAACATTATGTCACTTCTTTGGGTGCTGCAGCAACAACGTTAGCAAAAACATGGCTAGTCTTGTGGATACTTGTTACTATGTTCTTCACTGTCTGTTTAGCAGAAAGAGTGTTGAAAGAAAAAGAGGTAGCGGATTTTGCTGATGACAAACAAACAAAAGGAATTCTAAGAGTGGTCATTGATTTTCTATGGCAAGAGGGGAAGTCTTCCTATGATCCTGTTTGGCCC GAAATGAAGTTTGATTGGAGAATTATTGTGGGATCAATGGTTGGATTTTTGGGAGCAGCATTGGGCAGCGTTGGAGGGGTTGGAGGTGGTGGGATTTTTGTGCCAATGCTTGCTTTGATCATTGGCTTTGATCCCAAGTCTTCTACAGCCATTTCTAAGT GTATGATTATGGGTGCAGCTGGGTCAACAGTATACTATAATCTGAGGCTTAGACACCCAACTTTAGACATACCCCTTATTGATTATGATCTGGCTCTGCTATTCCAACCTATGCTGATGCTTGGAATAAGCATTGGTGTTGCATTCAATGTCATGTTTGCTGATTGGATGGTCACTGTTTTGCTTATTATCTTATTCATAG GTACATCAACAAAAGCTTTATTCAAAGGCATAGAAACCTGGAAAAAGGAAACAATGTTGAAAAAG GAAGCTGCCAAGGCTTTAGAAGCAGAACCAAAACCTGGTGATG ATGATTCTGCAGAGAGTGAGTACAAACGACTACCAAGTGGTCCAACTAATAATATACATGATGAAGAG GCCCCTATATTACAGAACATATATTGGAAAGAATCATTACTCCTTGTGTATGTTTGGGTGGCTTTTCTCATTGTTCAGATTGTTAAG ACATACACCAAGACTTGCTCCATAGAGTACTGGGTTCTAAATACATTGCAG GTGCCTATTGCAGTCTCTGTTACACTTTTTGAAGCCATATGCATATCCAAAGGAACTAGAGTGATAGCATCAAAGGGAAAGGAATTTACAAATTGGAAGATTCATCAGATTTGTCTTTGCTGTGCATGTGGAATAATAGCTGGTATTGTTGGTGGACTTCTTGGTCTAGGGGGTGGCTTCATTTTGGGGCCACTCTTTCTAGAACTTGGGATTCCTCCTCAG GTAGCAAGTGCTACATCAACTTTTGCCATGTTTTTCTCATCCTCCATGTCAGTGGTGCAATATTACCTTCTAGATCGGTTTCCAGTACCCTATG CTTCTTACTTTGTTATGGTTGCAACCTTTGCTGCTTTCGCTGGCCAGCATGTGGTGAGAAGAATAATTGCAATCCTTGGCAGAGCTTCCATTATCATCTTCATACTAGCCTTGACCATTTTCATAAGTGCAATCAGCTTAG GTGGGGTTGGAATAGAGAAAATGATTGAGAAGATGGAAAATCAAGAGTACATGGGTTTTGAAGATCTCTGCAAGCTATCTTAG